A genomic region of Xanthomonas fragariae contains the following coding sequences:
- a CDS encoding RNA polymerase sigma factor, protein MLVGTPSDPQLSAPAAAAPVSLDAFLAGIGPRAFRFAEAGLRHREDALDAVQDAMVRLLGYRERPAEEWTPLFWSILRSRIVDLQRRRTFRLKFWAPAERSDDEGTIEWADPGTGPVDEQQHQQAYLRLVEALRSLPARQREAFTLRVLEGLDVATTAKAMGCAEGSVKTHLSRARDALQKQFEDFL, encoded by the coding sequence GTGCTGGTGGGAACCCCTTCGGATCCGCAGCTCTCTGCACCGGCCGCCGCCGCACCGGTTTCGCTGGACGCCTTTCTGGCCGGCATTGGTCCGCGTGCGTTCCGTTTTGCAGAGGCCGGTTTGCGTCACCGCGAAGACGCACTGGATGCAGTGCAGGACGCCATGGTGCGCCTGCTCGGCTATCGCGAGCGGCCGGCTGAGGAATGGACGCCGCTGTTCTGGAGCATCCTGCGCAGCCGCATCGTCGATCTGCAGCGGCGGCGTACGTTTCGTCTGAAGTTCTGGGCACCGGCCGAGCGTTCCGATGACGAAGGCACCATCGAATGGGCCGACCCCGGCACCGGGCCGGTCGACGAACAACAGCATCAACAAGCCTACCTGCGCTTGGTTGAAGCTCTGCGCAGCCTGCCCGCCCGCCAGCGCGAAGCATTCACACTGCGTGTGCTCGAAGGCTTGGATGTGGCCACCACCGCCAAGGCGATGGGCTGCGCGGAAGGCTCGGTCAAGACTCACCTGTCGCGCGCGCGCGACGCGTTGCAAAAACAGTTCGAGGATTTCCTGTGA
- a CDS encoding DUF3106 domain-containing protein: protein MTRITRLLLTLFMCAGPCASLLAQDHPPGPPVPPPSDGPVPRNETPMPEWDRLTQQQRQVLIDALRERWNDVPEERPRMYRHASRWLDMTPDQRMQAEAGMDRFRNMRPDQRREAKALFEHMRTLNQQQRNELQHRWQKMTPAERSIWLHEHPPVDD from the coding sequence ATGACCCGCATCACCCGCCTGCTATTGACGCTGTTTATGTGCGCCGGGCCCTGCGCGTCGTTGTTGGCGCAAGACCACCCGCCGGGACCTCCGGTGCCACCGCCATCGGACGGCCCGGTCCCGCGCAACGAAACGCCGATGCCCGAATGGGACCGGCTGACCCAGCAACAGCGCCAGGTGCTGATCGATGCGCTGCGCGAACGCTGGAACGACGTGCCCGAAGAACGCCCGCGCATGTACCGGCACGCCAGCCGCTGGCTGGACATGACTCCGGATCAGCGCATGCAAGCCGAGGCCGGAATGGACCGCTTCCGCAACATGCGCCCCGACCAGCGTCGCGAAGCCAAAGCATTGTTCGAGCACATGCGCACGCTCAACCAACAACAACGTAATGAGCTGCAACACCGCTGGCAGAAGATGACCCCGGCCGAGCGCAGTATCTGGTTGCACGAGCATCCGCCGGTGGACGATTAA
- a CDS encoding DUF1631 domain-containing protein, with product MTFQPSASGHPGRDQHLLEQAYDVFIPALVQVFAAAVAHFDDVLFDRAESAGASQLLFLDGMRELRRKHDDVATQFRQQLEDGWQALVLGMPLSAEVVLAGEIGTRPLSLVPERVLESRLAVRHLATVLLRDFKQVLARVDRRLGWIAGGLELTADTNPVGPENLGAAIHEAFATCDLAPEVRLVLIKLCERDLAEPIGRLYARLDETLAKAGVMPEISQAKRTPQRIQPRGEMPEERAQADGQGAHADMGGNDQNDRNAPAWANRFLDRWAHSRGRMQAATKRGHGDGSSADGMDGDGAHPGDSQGMLLEALHELLQQTRSVRDNAASAATVAVGQQRPLSQREMMSVLSLLQATPSTTLQTAIGDDNKSLARRLKNEMLSSATRLGVDPASARLDPMDEDAIDLVGMLFDVMLDERDLENRSRETIGRLVVPFVKVALLDRTMFVQKTHPARRLLNALAEACEGNNGNSATERVLMGKVEEIVDRLVAEFNENLAIFQTLEEEFHDFLSQHRRRVEIAERRATETQRGQEKLELARSRALSELEQRVLASAPLPKAVEDFLRQPWLHYLTMAILRDGDEGPGIVEALTLADGVLEELAQARRHSIGRPWLQVWRPALHRVFASVGLHDDAVVVAIGALHDTLQAIAEARPELEKSLPELPQVNLPPPAAKSVGVVLGAEAVAQGVDSADAERFRAMDIGTWLDFVDKDGKVQAGKLSWVSPISQRLLFVDRRGVRFCVASPEELAVMVRLGRLREHINDGAFDSAMQGVIDRLDPLHNSTVH from the coding sequence ATGACTTTTCAGCCCAGTGCGTCTGGACACCCGGGCCGTGACCAGCACTTGCTCGAACAGGCGTACGACGTGTTTATACCCGCGCTCGTGCAGGTATTTGCAGCTGCAGTCGCACATTTCGATGATGTGCTGTTCGACCGTGCCGAATCCGCTGGCGCGTCTCAGTTGCTGTTTCTCGATGGCATGCGCGAATTGCGCCGCAAGCACGACGATGTCGCCACGCAGTTTCGCCAGCAGCTGGAAGACGGCTGGCAGGCACTGGTGCTGGGCATGCCATTGTCTGCTGAAGTGGTATTGGCCGGCGAAATTGGCACCCGCCCACTGAGTCTGGTACCCGAACGCGTGCTCGAATCTCGGCTGGCGGTGCGTCATCTGGCCACCGTGCTGCTGCGCGACTTCAAGCAGGTGCTGGCGCGCGTCGACCGCCGCCTGGGCTGGATCGCCGGTGGTCTGGAATTGACGGCCGATACCAATCCGGTCGGCCCGGAAAATTTGGGTGCGGCGATCCACGAAGCCTTCGCCACCTGCGACTTGGCGCCGGAAGTACGCCTAGTGCTGATCAAGCTGTGCGAGCGCGACCTGGCCGAACCGATCGGCAGGTTGTATGCGCGCTTGGACGAGACCTTGGCCAAGGCCGGGGTGATGCCGGAAATTTCGCAGGCCAAACGTACGCCGCAGCGCATTCAACCGCGTGGCGAAATGCCGGAAGAACGCGCGCAGGCCGATGGCCAGGGGGCGCACGCCGATATGGGTGGCAACGATCAAAACGATCGAAATGCGCCGGCCTGGGCCAACCGTTTTCTGGACCGCTGGGCGCATAGCCGTGGCCGCATGCAGGCGGCGACCAAACGGGGTCACGGCGACGGCAGCAGTGCTGACGGCATGGACGGCGACGGCGCTCATCCTGGAGACAGTCAGGGCATGCTGCTCGAAGCGCTGCATGAGCTGCTGCAGCAGACCCGCAGCGTGCGCGACAACGCCGCCTCTGCGGCGACAGTTGCAGTGGGTCAGCAACGCCCGTTGAGCCAGCGCGAAATGATGTCGGTACTGTCCCTGCTGCAGGCCACGCCAAGCACGACGCTGCAGACGGCGATCGGCGACGACAACAAGTCGCTTGCGCGGCGGCTGAAGAACGAGATGCTGTCCAGCGCCACGCGACTAGGCGTGGATCCGGCCAGCGCGCGGCTGGATCCGATGGACGAGGATGCGATCGATCTGGTCGGCATGCTGTTCGACGTGATGCTGGACGAACGCGATCTGGAAAACCGTTCGCGCGAGACGATCGGCCGTTTGGTGGTGCCGTTCGTCAAGGTCGCGCTACTGGATCGCACGATGTTCGTGCAGAAAACCCATCCGGCGCGACGGCTGCTTAATGCGTTGGCCGAGGCCTGCGAAGGCAATAACGGCAACAGCGCGACCGAGCGCGTGCTGATGGGCAAGGTCGAAGAAATCGTCGACCGCCTGGTGGCCGAGTTCAACGAAAACCTGGCGATCTTCCAGACCCTGGAAGAAGAGTTCCACGACTTCCTGTCGCAGCACCGGCGCCGGGTGGAAATTGCCGAGCGTCGTGCCACCGAGACCCAGCGTGGTCAGGAAAAACTCGAGCTGGCGCGCAGCCGCGCGCTGTCCGAACTGGAGCAGCGTGTGCTGGCCAGCGCACCCTTGCCCAAGGCAGTGGAAGATTTCCTGCGCCAACCGTGGTTGCACTATCTGACCATGGCGATCCTGCGCGATGGTGACGAAGGTCCGGGCATCGTCGAGGCGCTGACCCTGGCCGATGGCGTGCTAGAAGAACTGGCCCAAGCGCGTCGCCACAGCATCGGCAGGCCGTGGCTGCAGGTCTGGCGGCCGGCGCTGCATCGTGTGTTTGCCAGCGTCGGTTTGCATGACGATGCGGTGGTGGTAGCGATCGGTGCGCTGCACGACACTTTGCAAGCGATCGCCGAGGCGCGCCCGGAACTGGAAAAGTCGTTGCCGGAACTGCCGCAGGTCAACCTTCCGCCGCCTGCTGCCAAAAGCGTCGGCGTGGTGCTCGGAGCCGAAGCGGTGGCGCAGGGCGTCGACAGTGCCGACGCCGAGCGTTTCCGCGCGATGGATATCGGCACCTGGCTGGATTTTGTCGACAAGGACGGCAAGGTGCAGGCCGGCAAACTGTCGTGGGTGAGCCCGATTTCGCAGCGTCTGTTGTTCGTCGACCGCCGCGGCGTGCGCTTCTGCGTCGCCTCGCCGGAAGAGCTGGCAGTGATGGTGCGGTTGGGCCGTTTGCGCGAGCACATCAACGATGGCGCTTTCGATAGCGCGATGCAGGGCGTGATCGATCGGCTGGATCCGCTGCACAACAGCACGGTGCACTGA
- a CDS encoding nitroreductase family protein, producing the protein MHSPYSLQALDARRSVPSKQLGEPGPDEDTLLRMLTSAVRVPDHGKLAPFRFLRISGDARQALGDFLAERTQATDPLASAAAIAKERGRFNDAPLVIVVIASLRPEHKVPEQEQLLTAGCVCFALLQAAQAQGFGAQWLSAWVAYDPAVTGYLGLQKNERIAGFIHIGTPRMQVPERERPDPRALLRDWTP; encoded by the coding sequence ATGCACTCACCGTATTCGCTCCAGGCGCTGGACGCCCGCCGCTCGGTCCCCTCCAAACAACTTGGCGAGCCCGGGCCGGATGAAGACACCCTACTGCGCATGCTCACCTCGGCGGTGCGCGTGCCCGACCACGGCAAGCTGGCGCCGTTCCGCTTCCTGCGTATCAGCGGGGACGCGCGCCAGGCATTGGGCGATTTCCTGGCTGAGCGCACCCAGGCTACCGACCCGCTGGCATCAGCCGCAGCGATCGCAAAAGAGCGCGGACGCTTCAATGATGCGCCACTGGTGATCGTGGTGATCGCCTCGCTGCGCCCCGAACACAAGGTGCCCGAGCAGGAACAACTACTCACCGCCGGCTGCGTGTGTTTTGCGCTGCTGCAGGCCGCGCAGGCGCAGGGCTTCGGCGCGCAGTGGCTGAGTGCCTGGGTGGCTTACGACCCGGCAGTGACCGGCTATCTGGGTCTGCAGAAAAACGAGCGCATCGCTGGCTTCATCCATATCGGCACGCCCCGCATGCAGGTGCCCGAGCGCGAGCGCCCGGATCCGCGTGCGCTGCTGCGCGACTGGACCCCGTGA